The following proteins are co-located in the Telopea speciosissima isolate NSW1024214 ecotype Mountain lineage chromosome 9, Tspe_v1, whole genome shotgun sequence genome:
- the LOC122640544 gene encoding uncharacterized protein LOC122640544, giving the protein MKSFLEFVPCFGYPNQPTVPITPSRREESRSLPCRQRRRLNRSNSVSSAVAQWQPTLCAISEDKVISVVVGKAEEATKSGKKVARKTPSRAEIGVHTRYGDNFARASVPLAIPAFSPTAFLF; this is encoded by the exons ATGAAGAGCTTTCTGGAATTCGTGCCTTGCTTCGGCTACCCGAATCAACCGACTGTGCCGATAACTCCATCGCGCAGGGAAGAGTCACGATCTTTGCCGTGTAGGCAACGCCGCCGATTGAACAGATCGAACTCTGTCTCGTCGGCGGTGGCTCAGTGGCAGCCTACGCTTTGTGCGATTTCGGAGGATAAAGTAATCTCGGTTGTGGTAGGGAAAGCAGAGGAAGCTACAAAATCCGGCAAGAAAGTGGCCCGGAAAACCCCTTCCAGGGCTGAAATTGGCGTCCATACCAGATATGGTGACAACTTCGC GCGAGCTTCAGTTCCGTTGGCCATACCTGCGTTCTCCCCGACGGCATTCTTATTTTGA